A window from Citrobacter amalonaticus encodes these proteins:
- a CDS encoding LysR family transcriptional regulator has protein sequence MRINLDVLLILDAIDKYGTFAAAAESLFKTPAALSYMIQKLEKDLNIELLDRSGHRAKFTDTGLMMLEKGRLLLSAAKDLEKQALQLSSGWEKELVIALDVSFPFEVVLPLIDAFHALNKQTLLKFSYHTLAGSWEELTHNGADIILGAINEPPTSAAWSYKMLGTLDNVFVVAPNHPLAALSDRLTNEQLCLHRAIVISDSARFCHPLQTNLMEEQPQIHVDDFHSKVALLRAGMGCGFLPRHIASPWLATGELVEKNVISFREKDVAYMAWRDGSHGLAQQWWRETLLASRDIAQLYQ, from the coding sequence ATGCGCATTAATCTGGACGTTCTGCTTATCCTGGACGCTATCGACAAATACGGTACTTTTGCCGCCGCTGCCGAATCGTTGTTTAAGACGCCCGCGGCGCTCAGCTATATGATTCAGAAGCTGGAAAAAGACCTGAACATCGAGCTGCTTGACCGCTCCGGGCATCGGGCCAAATTCACCGACACCGGACTGATGATGCTGGAAAAGGGGCGTTTGTTGCTCAGTGCGGCAAAAGATCTGGAAAAGCAGGCGCTGCAACTGAGCTCCGGTTGGGAAAAAGAGCTGGTCATTGCGCTGGATGTTTCCTTCCCCTTTGAGGTGGTGTTACCTCTCATCGACGCCTTCCACGCGCTGAACAAACAAACGCTGCTTAAATTTTCGTATCACACGCTGGCAGGGTCATGGGAAGAGCTCACGCATAATGGCGCGGATATCATTCTTGGCGCGATTAACGAACCACCGACCTCTGCCGCGTGGTCCTACAAAATGTTAGGGACTCTGGATAATGTTTTTGTGGTGGCGCCCAATCATCCGCTGGCCGCACTCTCTGACAGACTGACGAATGAACAACTCTGCCTGCACCGCGCCATTGTCATCAGCGACAGCGCGCGTTTTTGCCATCCGCTGCAAACCAACCTGATGGAAGAACAGCCGCAAATCCATGTTGACGATTTTCACAGTAAAGTGGCGCTGCTGCGCGCCGGGATGGGCTGCGGTTTTCTCCCGCGGCATATCGCCAGCCCGTGGCTTGCCACGGGCGAACTGGTCGAAAAAAACGTCATCTCTTTTCGCGAAAAAGATGTCGCCTATATGGCATGGCGCGATGGTAGCCACGGGCTGGCGCAGCAGTGGTGGCGGGAAACGCTGCTTGCCAGCCGCGACATCGCGCAGTTGTATCAGTGA
- the brnQ gene encoding branched-chain amino acid transporter carrier protein BrnQ, with protein sequence MTHQLKSRDIIALGFMTFALFVGAGNIIFPPMVGLQAGENVWMAAFGFLITAVGLPVLTVIALAKVGGGVDSLSTPIGKVAGVLLATVCYLAVGPLFATPRTATVSFEVGIAPLTGDSAMPLLIYSVVYFSIVILVSLYPGKLLDTVGNFLAPLKILALIVLSVAAIIWPAGPISHAMEAYQTAAFSNGFVNGYLTMDTLGAMVFGIVIVNAARSRGVTEARLLTRYTVWAGLMAGVGLTLLYLALFRLGSDSATLVDQSANGAAILHAYVQHTFGGAGSLLLAALIFIACLVTAVGLTCACAEFFAQYVPLSYRTLVFILGGFSMVVSNLGLSHLIQISIPVLTAIYPPCIALVVLSFTRSWWHNSTRVIAPAMFISLIFGILDGIKASAIGDVLPAWTQRLPLAEQGLAWLMPTVVMVVLAVVWDRAAGRQVTSSAH encoded by the coding sequence ATGACCCATCAGTTAAAATCGCGCGATATTATTGCGCTGGGCTTTATGACTTTTGCGCTGTTCGTCGGCGCAGGGAACATCATCTTTCCTCCAATGGTTGGTTTGCAGGCAGGCGAAAACGTCTGGATGGCGGCATTCGGTTTTCTGATCACCGCTGTTGGGCTACCAGTGCTGACCGTTATCGCGCTGGCGAAAGTCGGTGGTGGTGTTGATAGTCTGAGTACCCCTATCGGTAAAGTCGCTGGCGTTTTGTTGGCGACTGTCTGCTATCTGGCCGTCGGGCCGTTATTCGCCACGCCGCGCACCGCGACGGTCTCTTTTGAAGTGGGGATCGCCCCGCTGACCGGCGATTCGGCTATGCCACTGCTTATCTACAGCGTGGTCTATTTTTCCATTGTCATTCTGGTCTCGCTCTATCCGGGTAAACTGCTGGATACCGTGGGTAACTTCCTGGCGCCGCTGAAGATTCTGGCGCTGATTGTGCTCTCCGTTGCGGCCATCATCTGGCCTGCCGGTCCGATCAGCCATGCGATGGAAGCGTACCAGACCGCCGCGTTCTCCAATGGTTTCGTTAATGGCTACCTGACGATGGATACGCTGGGCGCGATGGTCTTTGGCATCGTTATTGTTAACGCCGCGCGTTCTCGCGGCGTAACCGAAGCGCGTCTGCTGACCCGTTACACCGTCTGGGCTGGCCTGATGGCGGGCGTCGGATTAACGCTGCTGTACCTGGCGCTGTTCCGTCTCGGATCTGACAGCGCTACACTGGTCGATCAGTCGGCGAACGGCGCGGCGATCCTGCATGCCTATGTTCAGCACACCTTTGGCGGTGCAGGCAGCCTGCTGCTGGCGGCACTGATCTTTATCGCCTGTCTGGTAACGGCGGTCGGCCTGACCTGCGCTTGTGCCGAATTCTTCGCCCAGTATGTGCCGCTCTCCTACCGCACACTGGTGTTTATTCTTGGCGGCTTCTCAATGGTGGTGTCCAACCTGGGGCTCAGCCATCTGATTCAGATCTCTATTCCGGTGCTGACGGCGATCTACCCGCCGTGTATCGCACTGGTTGTATTAAGTTTTACCCGCTCATGGTGGCATAATTCGACCCGCGTCATTGCTCCGGCAATGTTTATCAGCCTGATTTTTGGTATCCTTGATGGTATTAAAGCATCGGCAATCGGCGACGTGTTACCAGCCTGGACCCAGCGCTTACCGCTGGCGGAACAAGGTCTGGCGTGGTTAATGCCCACTGTCGTGATGGTGGTCCTGGCGGTTGTCTGGGATCGCGCAGCAGGTCGACAGGTGACCTCCAGCGCACACTAA
- the proY gene encoding proline-specific permease ProY, translating to MESNNKLKRGLSTRHIRFMALGSAIGTGLFYGSADAIKMAGPSVLLAYIIGGVAAYIIMRALGEMSVHNPSASSFSRYAQENLGPLAGYITGWTYCFEILIVAIADVTAFGIYMGVWFPTVPHWIWVLSVVLIICAINLMSVKVFGELEFWFSFFKVATIIIMIVAGFGIIIWGIGNGGQPTGIHNLWSNGGFFSNGWLGMVMSLQMVMFAYGGIEIIGITAGEAKDPEKSIPRAINSVPMRILVFYVGTLFVIMSIYPWNQVGTDGSPFVLTFQHLGITFAASILNFVVLTASLSAINSDVFGVGRMLHGMAEQGSAPKVFAKTSRRGIPWVTVMVMTIALLFAVYLNYIMPENVFLVIASLATFATVWVWIMILLSQIAFRRRLPPEEVKALKFKVPGGVATTIVGLIFLVFIIGLIGYHPDTRISLYVGCGWIVLLMIGWMF from the coding sequence ATGGAAAGTAATAACAAGCTGAAGCGTGGGCTAAGCACCCGACACATTCGCTTTATGGCCCTGGGCTCAGCCATTGGCACCGGGCTGTTTTATGGCTCTGCGGATGCCATTAAAATGGCCGGGCCAAGCGTGCTGCTGGCCTACATTATTGGCGGGGTGGCGGCCTATATCATTATGCGTGCGTTGGGTGAAATGTCGGTACACAACCCTTCTGCCAGCTCCTTTTCGCGCTATGCGCAGGAAAACCTCGGCCCGCTCGCCGGTTACATTACCGGCTGGACCTACTGTTTTGAAATCCTGATTGTCGCCATTGCCGACGTGACCGCATTCGGCATTTATATGGGCGTCTGGTTTCCGACGGTGCCGCACTGGATCTGGGTGCTCAGCGTGGTGCTGATCATCTGTGCCATCAACCTGATGAGCGTGAAAGTGTTTGGTGAACTGGAATTCTGGTTCTCCTTCTTTAAAGTCGCCACCATCATCATCATGATCGTGGCTGGTTTCGGTATCATCATCTGGGGGATTGGCAACGGTGGACAACCGACCGGGATCCATAACCTGTGGAGCAACGGCGGCTTCTTCAGCAACGGCTGGCTGGGGATGGTGATGTCGTTGCAGATGGTGATGTTTGCCTACGGCGGTATTGAAATTATTGGTATCACTGCCGGCGAAGCGAAAGACCCGGAGAAATCCATTCCGCGCGCGATTAACTCGGTGCCCATGCGTATTCTGGTGTTCTACGTGGGGACGCTGTTTGTCATTATGTCTATCTACCCGTGGAACCAGGTGGGAACCGATGGCAGCCCGTTTGTGCTGACCTTCCAGCATCTCGGTATTACCTTTGCCGCCAGCATTCTTAACTTTGTGGTGCTGACGGCGTCACTGTCGGCGATCAACTCTGACGTCTTTGGCGTCGGTCGTATGCTGCACGGGATGGCGGAGCAGGGCAGTGCGCCAAAAGTGTTCGCCAAAACCTCGCGTCGGGGGATCCCGTGGGTCACGGTGATGGTGATGACTATCGCTCTGCTGTTTGCGGTGTATCTGAACTACATCATGCCGGAGAATGTTTTCCTGGTGATTGCGTCGCTGGCGACCTTCGCGACGGTCTGGGTGTGGATTATGATCCTGCTGTCGCAAATCGCGTTCCGTCGTCGTCTGCCGCCGGAAGAGGTGAAAGCGCTGAAGTTTAAAGTGCCGGGCGGCGTGGCAACAACCATTGTAGGCCTGATTTTCCTCGTCTTTATCATCGGACTGATTGGCTATCATCCCGACACCCGCATCTCGCTGTACGTGGGCTGTGGCTGGATTGTTCTGCTGATGATTGGCTGGATGTTCTAG
- the phoB gene encoding phosphate response regulator transcription factor PhoB, whose amino-acid sequence MARRILVVEDEAPIREMVCFVLEQNGFQPVEAEDYDSAVNQLNEPWPDLILLDWMLPGGSGLQFIKHLKREAMTRDIPVMMLTARGEEEDRVRGLETGADDYITKPFSPKELVARIKAVMRRISPMAVEEVIEMQGLSLDPTSHRVMTGDNPLDMGPTEFKLLHFFMTHPERVYSREQLLNHVWGTNVYVEDRTVDVHIRRLRKALEASGHDRMVQTVRGTGYRFSTRF is encoded by the coding sequence ATGGCGAGACGTATTCTGGTCGTAGAAGATGAAGCTCCAATTCGCGAAATGGTCTGTTTCGTGCTTGAGCAAAATGGCTTTCAACCCGTTGAAGCTGAAGATTATGACAGTGCGGTGAACCAGCTTAATGAACCCTGGCCGGATTTGATCCTCCTTGACTGGATGTTGCCCGGCGGTTCTGGTCTACAGTTTATTAAACACCTCAAGCGTGAAGCGATGACCCGGGATATTCCGGTCATGATGTTGACCGCCAGAGGGGAAGAAGAGGATCGCGTACGCGGCCTGGAAACTGGCGCGGATGATTACATTACCAAACCGTTCTCGCCGAAAGAGCTGGTTGCCCGTATCAAAGCGGTGATGCGTAGGATCTCGCCGATGGCGGTGGAAGAGGTCATCGAGATGCAGGGGTTAAGCCTGGATCCCACATCGCACCGCGTGATGACCGGCGACAACCCACTCGACATGGGGCCGACAGAATTTAAACTCCTGCATTTCTTTATGACGCATCCCGAGCGGGTTTACAGCCGTGAACAACTGCTGAATCACGTCTGGGGCACCAATGTCTACGTTGAGGATCGCACGGTTGATGTGCATATTCGCCGTCTGCGTAAGGCGCTGGAAGCCAGCGGCCACGATCGGATGGTGCAGACGGTTCGCGGGACAGGGTATCGTTTTTCGACCCGTTTCTGA
- a CDS encoding antibiotic biosynthesis monooxygenase, translated as MAQNKPVTLVITHTLQPNQAARYEQWLGKIMPVAAEFPGHLGANVIRPTDGHNLWSIIIRFDTLEHLYNWTQSDTRRLLVEEIAPLLAEGDKTEIHTEAAFWFTPPAPHVRQPLRWKQFLITLLVIFPSTNLVPWLTGMLLPSLKGTLLLHLINDACVVALVVWLWMPIVTRLFAGWLKKA; from the coding sequence ATGGCGCAGAATAAACCTGTGACGCTGGTGATTACGCATACTTTGCAGCCCAATCAGGCGGCGCGATATGAACAATGGCTGGGGAAAATTATGCCGGTTGCGGCGGAATTTCCCGGACACCTTGGCGCGAACGTCATTCGCCCGACGGACGGGCACAATCTGTGGAGCATCATCATTCGTTTCGACACGCTCGAGCATCTCTATAACTGGACGCAATCAGATACGCGACGGCTCCTGGTCGAAGAGATCGCTCCGCTGTTGGCGGAAGGCGATAAAACCGAGATCCACACCGAAGCGGCATTCTGGTTTACGCCCCCCGCGCCACACGTCCGTCAACCGCTGCGCTGGAAGCAGTTCCTGATCACTTTGCTGGTTATTTTTCCCAGCACTAATCTGGTGCCGTGGCTGACCGGCATGCTATTGCCGTCGCTGAAGGGAACGCTGTTACTGCATCTGATTAACGATGCCTGTGTGGTTGCGCTGGTGGTCTGGTTGTGGATGCCCATCGTAACCCGTCTGTTTGCCGGCTGGCTAAAAAAAGCCTGA
- a CDS encoding hydrolase → MSIRELINPSNSTLIFIDHQPQMAFGVANIDRQTLKNNTVALAKAGKIFNVPVIYTSVETKSFSGYIWPELLAVHPDVKPIERTSMNSWEDAAFVKAVAATGRKKLIISALWTEVCLTFPALMALEAGYEVYVVTDTSGGTSVDAHERAIDRMVQAGAVPVTWQQVLLEYQRDWSRKETYDAVMDLVREHSGAYGMGVDYAYTMVHGAPERKA, encoded by the coding sequence ATGTCTATTCGGGAACTGATTAATCCCTCTAACTCGACGCTCATTTTTATTGACCATCAGCCGCAAATGGCATTTGGGGTTGCGAATATTGATCGCCAGACGCTGAAAAATAATACCGTCGCACTGGCGAAAGCAGGCAAAATATTTAATGTGCCGGTCATTTATACTTCAGTCGAAACAAAAAGTTTTAGTGGTTACATCTGGCCTGAGTTACTGGCGGTGCATCCGGATGTGAAACCTATCGAACGTACTTCCATGAACTCCTGGGAAGACGCGGCCTTTGTGAAAGCGGTGGCGGCGACCGGGCGTAAAAAGCTGATTATCTCTGCGCTATGGACTGAAGTGTGCCTGACCTTCCCGGCACTGATGGCGCTGGAAGCCGGTTACGAAGTGTATGTGGTGACGGATACCTCCGGCGGTACCTCTGTTGATGCGCATGAGCGCGCGATCGATCGCATGGTGCAGGCCGGTGCCGTACCGGTGACCTGGCAGCAGGTTCTGCTGGAGTACCAGCGTGACTGGTCGCGCAAAGAGACCTATGACGCGGTGATGGATCTGGTTCGTGAACACAGCGGCGCTTACGGCATGGGCGTGGATTATGCCTACACGATGGTGCATGGCGCACCGGAGCGTAAGGCCTGA
- the malZ gene encoding maltodextrin glucosidase, producing MLNAWHLPVAPFVKQNKDQLAITLWLTGENLPQRVTLRAENDNEEIALAMHKLRTQPFPGVTAWRAAIDLRSGQPRRRYSFKLLWIDRQLWFTPLGFSRFPPARLEQFAVDAPDSGPQWVADQVFYQIFPDRFARSSSRDAEQDKVYYHHAAGQEIVLRDWDEPVTAQAGGSTFYGGDLDGISEKLPYLKKLGVTALYLNPVFTAPSVHKYDTEDYRHVDPQFGGDQALMRLRQKTQQQGMRLVLDGVFNHSGDSHTWFDRYQRGSGGACHNPESPWRDWYSFSPDGVALDWLGYASLPKLDYQSESLVNEIYRGEDSIVRHWLKAPWNMDGWRLDVVHMLGEAGGARNNLKHVAGIVQAAKETQPEAYVFGEHFGDARQWLQADAEDAAMNYRGFTFPLWGFLANTDISYDPQQIDAQTCMAWMENYRAGLSHQQQLRMFNQLDSHDTARFKSLLGNDVARLPLAVVWLFSWPGVPCIYYGDEVGLDGDNDPFCRKTFPWQAEKQDVTLLALYQRMAKLRHSIPALRYGGCQVVYAEDNVVVFLRVYQQQRVLVAINRGEACEVVLPASPLLNVTEWRCKEGKGQLVEDVLSLPTISATLWLNH from the coding sequence ATGTTGAACGCCTGGCACCTACCGGTTGCCCCATTTGTTAAGCAAAACAAAGACCAACTGGCCATTACGCTCTGGCTGACGGGGGAGAACCTGCCGCAGCGCGTCACGCTGCGTGCGGAGAATGACAACGAAGAAATTGCGCTGGCGATGCATAAATTACGCACGCAGCCGTTCCCGGGCGTGACCGCCTGGCGTGCGGCGATTGATCTTCGCAGCGGGCAGCCGCGTCGGCGCTACAGCTTCAAACTGCTCTGGATCGATCGCCAGTTGTGGTTTACACCGCTTGGGTTCAGCCGTTTTCCGCCTGCTCGTCTGGAGCAATTTGCCGTAGATGCACCGGACAGCGGGCCGCAGTGGGTGGCCGATCAGGTTTTCTACCAAATCTTTCCTGACCGTTTTGCCCGCAGTTCGTCACGCGACGCAGAGCAGGATAAGGTCTATTACCATCACGCCGCCGGGCAGGAGATTGTGCTACGTGACTGGGATGAACCGGTGACTGCGCAGGCTGGCGGCTCCACGTTTTATGGCGGCGACCTCGACGGTATCAGCGAAAAGCTGCCGTACCTGAAAAAACTGGGCGTCACCGCGCTGTACCTGAACCCTGTGTTTACTGCGCCGAGCGTGCATAAGTACGACACCGAAGATTATCGCCATGTTGATCCGCAGTTTGGCGGCGATCAGGCGTTAATGCGTCTGCGGCAGAAAACGCAGCAGCAGGGAATGCGGCTGGTGCTGGACGGCGTGTTTAACCATAGCGGCGACTCTCATACATGGTTCGATCGTTATCAGCGCGGCTCCGGCGGCGCGTGCCATAACCCAGAATCACCCTGGCGTGACTGGTACAGCTTTTCGCCAGACGGCGTTGCGCTGGACTGGCTGGGATACGCCAGTCTGCCGAAGCTGGATTATCAGTCCGAAAGTCTGGTCAACGAAATATATCGCGGCGAAGACAGCATCGTTCGTCACTGGCTGAAAGCGCCGTGGAACATGGACGGCTGGCGGCTCGATGTCGTGCATATGCTGGGTGAAGCGGGCGGAGCGCGTAACAACCTTAAGCATGTCGCCGGGATCGTTCAGGCGGCGAAGGAAACGCAGCCAGAAGCCTACGTCTTTGGCGAACACTTTGGTGACGCGCGACAGTGGCTGCAGGCGGATGCAGAAGATGCTGCGATGAACTATCGTGGCTTCACCTTTCCGCTGTGGGGGTTTCTTGCCAATACCGATATCTCTTACGATCCTCAGCAGATTGACGCGCAGACCTGCATGGCGTGGATGGAAAACTATCGCGCCGGGCTCTCTCATCAGCAGCAACTGAGGATGTTCAACCAGCTCGACAGTCATGATACCGCCCGTTTCAAGTCGCTACTGGGCAACGATGTCGCCCGCCTGCCGCTGGCGGTAGTCTGGCTGTTTAGCTGGCCCGGCGTGCCCTGTATCTATTATGGCGATGAGGTGGGACTGGATGGCGATAACGATCCGTTCTGCCGCAAGACGTTTCCCTGGCAGGCGGAAAAACAGGATGTCACATTGCTTGCCCTGTACCAGCGGATGGCGAAACTGAGGCATAGTATCCCGGCGTTACGCTACGGTGGGTGCCAGGTGGTTTATGCGGAAGACAACGTAGTGGTATTTTTGCGCGTCTACCAGCAGCAGCGCGTGCTGGTAGCCATTAACCGCGGAGAGGCGTGTGAGGTGGTGCTCCCAGCGTCACCGCTGCTGAACGTAACAGAATGGCGTTGTAAAGAAGGAAAAGGGCAGCTGGTTGAGGACGTCCTGTCGCTGCCGACGATTTCCGCCACCCTCTGGCTGAATCACTGA
- the phoR gene encoding phosphate regulon sensor histidine kinase PhoR: MLERLSWKRLVLELILCCIPAFILSAFFGYLPWFLLASVTGLLIWHFWNLLRLSWWLWVDRSMTPPPGRGSWEPLLYGLHQMQLRNKKRRRELGNLIKRFRSGAESLPDAVVLTTEEGGIFWCNGLAQQVLGLRWPDDSGQNILNLLRYPEFTQYLKQRDFSRPLNLVLNTGRHLEIRVMPYTDKQLLMVARDMTQMHQLEGARRNFFANVSHELRTPLTVLQGYLEMMHEQTLEGATREKALLTMRDQTSRMEGLVKQLLTLSKIEAAPTLLLNEQVDVPMILRMVEREAQTLSQQKHTFSFEVDNQLKVLGNEEQLRSAMSNLVYNAVNHTPAGTHITVCWQTVPHGAEFSVEDNGPGIAPEHIPRLTERFYRVDKARSRQTGGSGLGLAIVKHAVNHHESRLMIDSQLGKGTRFSFVLPERLIAKKSA, from the coding sequence GTGCTGGAACGGCTGTCATGGAAAAGGTTGGTGCTGGAGCTGATACTTTGCTGTATCCCGGCCTTCATCCTAAGTGCATTTTTTGGTTACCTGCCGTGGTTTTTACTGGCATCGGTAACTGGACTGCTTATCTGGCATTTCTGGAACTTATTACGTCTCTCATGGTGGCTGTGGGTCGACAGAAGCATGACGCCGCCGCCGGGACGAGGCAGTTGGGAACCGCTGCTGTACGGTTTGCATCAGATGCAACTGCGCAATAAAAAGCGTCGTCGCGAGCTGGGCAATCTGATTAAACGCTTTCGCAGCGGGGCGGAGTCGCTGCCCGATGCGGTGGTATTGACCACCGAAGAGGGGGGGATCTTCTGGTGTAACGGTCTGGCGCAACAGGTGCTGGGCTTACGCTGGCCGGACGATAGCGGACAGAACATCCTTAACCTGCTGCGCTACCCGGAGTTTACGCAGTACCTCAAGCAGCGGGACTTCAGTCGACCGCTGAATCTGGTGCTTAATACTGGGCGACATCTGGAAATTCGCGTTATGCCGTATACCGATAAGCAACTGCTTATGGTGGCGCGCGACATGACCCAGATGCACCAGCTCGAAGGCGCAAGACGTAATTTCTTCGCCAACGTGAGCCACGAGCTGCGTACCCCGCTTACGGTGTTGCAGGGCTATCTTGAAATGATGCACGAGCAGACGCTGGAAGGGGCAACGCGCGAAAAAGCGCTGTTAACGATGCGCGACCAGACCTCGCGCATGGAAGGACTGGTAAAACAGTTGCTCACGCTGTCGAAAATTGAAGCCGCACCGACGCTTTTGCTCAATGAACAGGTCGATGTGCCGATGATATTGCGCATGGTCGAACGCGAGGCGCAGACGCTCAGTCAGCAGAAGCACACTTTTAGCTTTGAGGTGGATAACCAGCTGAAAGTGCTGGGGAATGAAGAACAACTGCGTAGCGCGATGTCCAACCTGGTGTATAACGCGGTGAACCATACGCCAGCGGGAACCCATATCACCGTCTGCTGGCAGACGGTACCGCACGGCGCGGAGTTTAGCGTGGAGGATAACGGACCGGGCATTGCGCCGGAACATATCCCGCGGTTAACGGAGCGATTTTATCGCGTTGATAAAGCGCGTTCGCGGCAAACGGGCGGCAGTGGACTGGGGCTGGCTATCGTCAAACACGCGGTGAATCATCATGAAAGTCGCCTGATGATCGACAGTCAACTGGGTAAAGGGACGCGCTTTAGTTTTGTGCTGCCGGAACGATTAATTGCCAAAAAAAGTGCTTAA
- a CDS encoding amidohydrolase codes for MSQTASLILTHGKIHTLDSHSPQAEAVAIKDGKILATGTHDQVMRFAADGTQVVDLKGHTVIPGLNDSHLHLIRGGLNYNLELRWEGVPSLADALRMLKEQADRTPSPQWVRVVGGWSEFQFAERRMPTLEELNDAAPDTPVFVLHLYDRALLNRAALKAVGYTKATPDPAGGEIVRDGNGNPTGMLIAKPNAMILYSTLAKGPKLPLEMQVNSTRQFMRELNRLGLTSAIDAGGGFQNYPEDYEIIEQLHANNQMTVRIAYNLFTQRPKQELEDFERWTDMLKPGQGTDFYRANGAGEMLVFSAADFEDFLQPRPDLPQGMEDELERVVRHLVEHRWPFRLHATYDESISRMLDVFEKVNRDIPFNGLHWFFDHAETISERNIDRVKALGGGIAVQHRMAFQGEYFIDRYGKEAVKQTPPVAKMLAAEVPVGLGTDATRVASYNPWTALYWLVSGRTVGGTAMYDDNNRLPRDVALELWTAGSAWFSSEQGKKGRIVKDQLADLVVLSKDYFSVTEEEIKGIESVMTIVDGKVVYAAGPFTPLAPPAIPVVPDWSPVVKVPGHYRAAPPAAAKAGAVVQMHQCCGSCGVHGHQHDIARQSGIPVSDDRAFWGALGCSCFAF; via the coding sequence ATGTCTCAAACTGCCTCATTGATTCTGACCCACGGAAAAATACATACCCTCGACAGCCATAGCCCGCAGGCGGAAGCCGTGGCGATCAAGGACGGAAAAATTCTCGCCACGGGAACGCACGACCAGGTGATGCGTTTTGCCGCAGACGGTACACAGGTGGTTGATCTGAAAGGTCACACTGTGATTCCGGGGCTTAATGATTCCCACCTGCATCTGATCCGCGGTGGGCTGAATTACAATCTGGAACTGCGCTGGGAAGGAGTACCCTCGCTGGCCGATGCGCTGCGTATGCTGAAAGAACAGGCCGACCGAACGCCTTCGCCACAGTGGGTTCGCGTGGTGGGCGGCTGGAGTGAATTTCAGTTTGCCGAACGCCGGATGCCGACGCTGGAAGAGCTTAACGACGCCGCGCCGGATACTCCCGTTTTCGTGCTGCATCTGTACGATCGTGCACTGTTAAACCGCGCGGCGCTGAAAGCCGTGGGATACACCAAAGCGACACCCGATCCGGCAGGCGGCGAGATCGTCCGTGATGGTAACGGTAACCCTACCGGGATGCTTATCGCCAAACCTAACGCCATGATCCTTTACTCGACGTTGGCGAAAGGGCCAAAACTGCCGCTGGAGATGCAGGTGAACTCCACCCGCCAGTTTATGCGTGAACTGAACCGTCTCGGACTGACCAGCGCCATCGACGCTGGTGGCGGTTTTCAGAACTACCCGGAAGATTACGAGATCATCGAGCAACTGCATGCCAACAATCAGATGACGGTGCGCATTGCCTATAACCTGTTTACGCAGCGACCGAAGCAGGAACTGGAAGACTTTGAGCGCTGGACCGATATGCTCAAGCCGGGCCAGGGGACCGATTTCTACCGTGCGAACGGAGCCGGGGAGATGCTGGTCTTCTCCGCAGCGGATTTCGAAGACTTCCTGCAACCGCGCCCGGATTTACCGCAAGGCATGGAGGATGAACTGGAGCGCGTGGTGCGCCACCTGGTGGAGCACCGCTGGCCGTTCCGTCTGCATGCCACTTACGATGAATCGATCAGCCGGATGCTGGATGTGTTCGAGAAAGTGAACCGTGATATTCCGTTCAATGGCCTGCACTGGTTCTTCGACCACGCCGAGACTATCAGCGAGCGCAATATCGATCGCGTGAAAGCACTGGGCGGCGGCATTGCGGTACAGCATCGTATGGCCTTCCAGGGCGAATACTTTATCGACCGCTACGGGAAAGAAGCGGTGAAACAGACGCCGCCAGTGGCGAAAATGCTGGCCGCCGAGGTGCCGGTGGGGCTCGGAACGGATGCCACCCGCGTCGCCAGCTATAACCCATGGACGGCGCTGTACTGGCTGGTTTCCGGGCGCACGGTCGGCGGTACGGCGATGTATGACGACAACAACCGTTTACCGCGCGACGTGGCGCTGGAACTGTGGACGGCAGGGAGCGCGTGGTTTTCCAGCGAGCAAGGCAAAAAAGGGCGCATTGTCAAAGATCAACTGGCCGACCTGGTAGTGCTGTCAAAAGACTACTTCAGCGTCACGGAAGAGGAGATCAAAGGTATTGAGTCGGTGATGACGATTGTCGATGGCAAAGTGGTGTATGCCGCCGGACCGTTTACTCCGCTCGCGCCGCCAGCGATCCCGGTCGTCCCGGACTGGTCTCCGGTGGTGAAAGTGCCGGGGCACTATCGCGCGGCGCCGCCAGCCGCCGCGAAAGCAGGCGCCGTGGTGCAGATGCACCAGTGCTGCGGGAGCTGCGGCGTACACGGTCATCAGCATGATATTGCCCGCCAGTCGGGGATCCCGGTGTCTGACGATCGGGCCTTCTGGGGCGCGCTCGGCTGTTCGTGCTTCGCATTTTAA